From a single Arachis hypogaea cultivar Tifrunner chromosome 3, arahy.Tifrunner.gnm2.J5K5, whole genome shotgun sequence genomic region:
- the LOC112788362 gene encoding uncharacterized protein isoform X1 — MSGGFFRGTSADQDTRFSNKQLKLLKSQKFAPELEHLVDMTKVNMEVMKPWITRRVTELLGFEDEVLINFIHSLLDAKEVNGKEIQIQLTGFMEKNTGKFMKELWTLLLSAQKNASGVPQQFLDAKEEELRKKKVENDKITSEIQRKREKEDREFMEVRLKKLDGGFDAKDNDTALDSTTGHYVQDGKESDKRNGVRGRSRVSRSPRSPAVSVSPNRRGSPSRSMSKSFSNSRSYSGGRHRSRSISRSPEARRRSPSSDRIRRSPRRRSISPRRYSPRRSPYRRPPYSRRRSRSRSTYRSPSPLRRRMHSPYRRSSPSYRRRRSPSPVKRRRSPSPMRRRRSPSPIRRRRSPSPVRRRRSPSPVRRQRSPSPLRRRSPITRYRSPPVRRMPPTHLRSRSGSPMQSTSPIRRRDGSQSPQRRSPSPLRRRSPGFVKRRSPSPSPRRSPPNEWSSQSPARHVSTSPVKRTSSRRQRSPVQPSRGRVRTPEELSPVAHQHPKDKDHKASRTKSPDSVSSGEKSPPRSVSPQPRRRNSSEDRSPPKSPVRQRRDKLTHERSSSPPKRPRTQKPRHDSPETSEDAEGTYHSRDNRDPNSKSSGKRTKYLSPVSKRKNSPAKFHDEEDFSPEMAAGRVSSGSRHYDNTDGSRKGREIKGDISSGKGDESYVRPKSPRNKESYSSEKPHESYAVDTKKSDDKDHSLSNYAKNSDRRYKSEATRDLVGKVDRVNHSASYDSVSEESDKHRREGKEKRKHRKSEKKVVSSDEDYSSDSEMEDRKDAKRRKKEEKKLRKEEKRRRREEKRRRREERRAEKLKMKGKTDYSSDDEEAERMDHRRSDNDEMLSEQKKLEIELRNKALESLKAKKGMNN, encoded by the exons ATGTCGGGCGGTTTCTTTCGG GGCACATCTGCGGATCAGGACACTCGGTTTTCGAATAAACAATTGAAGCTGCTGAAGTCGCAAAAGTTTGCCCCCGAATTGGAGCACCTG GTGGACATGACAAAGGTGAACATGGAGGTGATGAAGCCTTGGATCACCAGAAGGGTGACTGAGCTTCTCGGGTTCGAAGATGAAGTGCTTATTAACTTTATACACAGTCTGCTTGATGCGAAG GAAGTGAATGGGAAGGAAATCCAGATACAACTTACTGGGTTTATGGAAAAAAACACTGGAAAGTTCATGAAAGAGCTTTGGACGCTTCTTCTCAGTGCACAGAAAAATGCCAGTGGTGTTCCTCAGCAGTTCTTGGAtgccaaagaagaagaactccGGAAGAAGAAG GTTGAAAATGATAAAATAACTAGTGAAATTCagaggaaaagagagaaagaagatagAGAGTTCATGGAAGTGAGGCTGAAAAAACTG GACGGTGGATTTGATGCGAAGGATAATGATACTGCTTTGGACTCAACCACAGGGCACTATGTTCAGGATGGAAAAGAAAGTGACAAGAGGAATGGTGTTAGAGGAAGGAGCAG GGTTTCTAGGTCCCCCCGCTCACCTGCTGTTTCTGTTTCGCCTAATCG CAGAGGCTCGCCTTCAAGGTCAATGAGTAAATCATTTTCAAATTCACGAAGCTATTCGGG TGGTAGACATAGATCGAGGAGTATATCCAGGTCTCCAGAAGCTAGAAGACGCTCCCCATCTTCTGATAGGATTCGCCGTTCTCCACGACGACGATCCATTTCTCCTCGGAGGTATTCACCTAGGCGATCCCCTTACCGGAGGCCTCCATATTCAAGGAGAAGATCTAGATCCCGCTCAACTTATAGATCTCCTTCTCCTCTACGACGTAGAATGCATTCCCCCTACCGTCGTAGTTCACCCTCTTACCGTCGACGCAGATCACCTTCTCCTGTGAAAAGACGCAGATCGCCTTCTCCAATGCGTCGACGTAGATCTCCTTCACCAATCCGTCGACGTAGATCACCTTCTCCAGTGCGTCGACGCAGATCACCCTCTCCTGTAAGGCGACAAAGGTCACCCTCTCCACTGCGACGTCGATCTCCCATCACGCGGTATAGATCTCCACCTGTGCGCCGAATGCCTCCAACCCATCTACGGTCTAGATCAGGATCTCCCATGCAATCCACTTCTCCCATACGTCGAAGGGACGGGAGTCAAAGTCCACAACGCAGATCTCCATCTCCTCTGCGGCGTAGATCACCTGGTTTTGTTAAGAGAAGATCACCAAGTCCTTCTCCGAGGAGGTCTCCTCCAAATGAATGGAGTTCTCAGTCCCCAGCACGGCATGTATCTACATCTCCAGTAAAGAGAACTTCGTCAAGACGTCAAAGAAGTCCTGTGCAGCCTTCTAGGGGGAGAGTCAG AACACCGGAAGAATTGTCACCTGTGGCGCATCAACACCCAAAAGATAAGGATCATAAAGCTTCACGCACTAAATCGCCGGACTCAGTTTCGTCAGGTGAGAAGTCTCCACCACGATCAGTGTCTCCACAACCAAGGAGGAGGAATAGCAGTGAAGACAGGAG TCCACCGAAGAGCCCGGTGAGGCAAAGAAGAGACAAGTTGACCCATGAAAGAAGCTCGAGTCCTCCAAAGAGACCAAGAACCCAGAAACCTCGCCATGATAGCCCAGAGACAAGCGAAGATGCAGAAGGAACATACCATTCTAG AGACAACAGAGATCCTAATTCAAAGTCATCCGGAAAGAGAACAAAGTATTTATCCCCAGTTAGTAAGCGGAAAAACTCACCTGCAAAGTTTCATGATGAGGAAGATTTCTCTCCCGAAATGGCAGCTGGTCGCGTTTCTTCTGGGTCTCGTCACTATGATAACACTGATGGGAGTAGGAAAGGGCGAGAGATTAAAGG TGATATTTCTTCTGGAAAAGGTGATGAATCTTATGTGCGACCTAAATCGCCAAGGAATAAAGAAAGTTATTCCAGTGAGAAGCCTCATGAATCTTATGCTGTAGATACTAAGAAGTCTGATGACAAGGATCATTCTCTTTCAAACTATGCAAAAAATAGTGATAGGCGCTACAAATCAGAAGCAACTCGAGATTTAGTTGGAAAAGTTGATCGTGTCAATCATAGTGCTTCCTATGATTCTGTTTCTGAGGAAAGTGACAAACATAGAAGGGAAGGGAAGGAAAAGAGAAAACATAGAAAGTCAGAGAAAAAAGTTGTGTCATCGGATGAAGATTATAGTTCTGATTCTGAAATGGAGGACAGGAAAGATGCTAAGAGgaggaaaaaggaggagaagaagctgCGGAAGGAGGAGAAACGTCGAAGACGGGAAGAGAAAAGACGCCGGAGGGAAGAACGGCGGGCAGAGAAGCTGAAAATGAAGGGTAAAACTGACTATAGTTCAGACGATGAGGAAGCTGAACGAATGGATCATCGTCGTAGTGATAATGACGAGATGTTGTCTGAACAAAAGAAGCTTGAGATTGAGTTGCGGAATAAGGCTCTTGAATCTCTCAAAGCAAAGAAGGGCATGAATAACTGA
- the LOC112788362 gene encoding uncharacterized protein isoform X5, whose amino-acid sequence MSGGFFRGTSADQDTRFSNKQLKLLKSQKFAPELEHLVDMTKVNMEVMKPWITRRVTELLGFEDEVLINFIHSLLDAKEVNGKEIQIQLTGFMEKNTGKFMKELWTLLLSAQKNASGVPQQFLDAKEEELRKKKDGGFDAKDNDTALDSTTGHYVQDGKESDKRNGVRGRSRVSRSPRSPAVSVSPNRRGSPSRSMSKSFSNSRSYSGGRHRSRSISRSPEARRRSPSSDRIRRSPRRRSISPRRYSPRRSPYRRPPYSRRRSRSRSTYRSPSPLRRRMHSPYRRSSPSYRRRRSPSPVKRRRSPSPMRRRRSPSPIRRRRSPSPVRRRRSPSPVRRQRSPSPLRRRSPITRYRSPPVRRMPPTHLRSRSGSPMQSTSPIRRRDGSQSPQRRSPSPLRRRSPGFVKRRSPSPSPRRSPPNEWSSQSPARHVSTSPVKRTSSRRQRSPVQPSRGRVRTPEELSPVAHQHPKDKDHKASRTKSPDSVSSGEKSPPRSVSPQPRRRNSSEDRSPPKSPVRQRRDKLTHERSSSPPKRPRTQKPRHDSPETSEDAEGTYHSRDNRDPNSKSSGKRTKYLSPVSKRKNSPAKFHDEEDFSPEMAAGRVSSGSRHYDNTDGSRKGREIKGDISSGKGDESYVRPKSPRNKESYSSEKPHESYAVDTKKSDDKDHSLSNYAKNSDRRYKSEATRDLVGKVDRVNHSASYDSVSEESDKHRREGKEKRKHRKSEKKVVSSDEDYSSDSEMEDRKDAKRRKKEEKKLRKEEKRRRREEKRRRREERRAEKLKMKGKTDYSSDDEEAERMDHRRSDNDEMLSEQKKLEIELRNKALESLKAKKGMNN is encoded by the exons ATGTCGGGCGGTTTCTTTCGG GGCACATCTGCGGATCAGGACACTCGGTTTTCGAATAAACAATTGAAGCTGCTGAAGTCGCAAAAGTTTGCCCCCGAATTGGAGCACCTG GTGGACATGACAAAGGTGAACATGGAGGTGATGAAGCCTTGGATCACCAGAAGGGTGACTGAGCTTCTCGGGTTCGAAGATGAAGTGCTTATTAACTTTATACACAGTCTGCTTGATGCGAAG GAAGTGAATGGGAAGGAAATCCAGATACAACTTACTGGGTTTATGGAAAAAAACACTGGAAAGTTCATGAAAGAGCTTTGGACGCTTCTTCTCAGTGCACAGAAAAATGCCAGTGGTGTTCCTCAGCAGTTCTTGGAtgccaaagaagaagaactccGGAAGAAGAAG GACGGTGGATTTGATGCGAAGGATAATGATACTGCTTTGGACTCAACCACAGGGCACTATGTTCAGGATGGAAAAGAAAGTGACAAGAGGAATGGTGTTAGAGGAAGGAGCAG GGTTTCTAGGTCCCCCCGCTCACCTGCTGTTTCTGTTTCGCCTAATCG CAGAGGCTCGCCTTCAAGGTCAATGAGTAAATCATTTTCAAATTCACGAAGCTATTCGGG TGGTAGACATAGATCGAGGAGTATATCCAGGTCTCCAGAAGCTAGAAGACGCTCCCCATCTTCTGATAGGATTCGCCGTTCTCCACGACGACGATCCATTTCTCCTCGGAGGTATTCACCTAGGCGATCCCCTTACCGGAGGCCTCCATATTCAAGGAGAAGATCTAGATCCCGCTCAACTTATAGATCTCCTTCTCCTCTACGACGTAGAATGCATTCCCCCTACCGTCGTAGTTCACCCTCTTACCGTCGACGCAGATCACCTTCTCCTGTGAAAAGACGCAGATCGCCTTCTCCAATGCGTCGACGTAGATCTCCTTCACCAATCCGTCGACGTAGATCACCTTCTCCAGTGCGTCGACGCAGATCACCCTCTCCTGTAAGGCGACAAAGGTCACCCTCTCCACTGCGACGTCGATCTCCCATCACGCGGTATAGATCTCCACCTGTGCGCCGAATGCCTCCAACCCATCTACGGTCTAGATCAGGATCTCCCATGCAATCCACTTCTCCCATACGTCGAAGGGACGGGAGTCAAAGTCCACAACGCAGATCTCCATCTCCTCTGCGGCGTAGATCACCTGGTTTTGTTAAGAGAAGATCACCAAGTCCTTCTCCGAGGAGGTCTCCTCCAAATGAATGGAGTTCTCAGTCCCCAGCACGGCATGTATCTACATCTCCAGTAAAGAGAACTTCGTCAAGACGTCAAAGAAGTCCTGTGCAGCCTTCTAGGGGGAGAGTCAG AACACCGGAAGAATTGTCACCTGTGGCGCATCAACACCCAAAAGATAAGGATCATAAAGCTTCACGCACTAAATCGCCGGACTCAGTTTCGTCAGGTGAGAAGTCTCCACCACGATCAGTGTCTCCACAACCAAGGAGGAGGAATAGCAGTGAAGACAGGAG TCCACCGAAGAGCCCGGTGAGGCAAAGAAGAGACAAGTTGACCCATGAAAGAAGCTCGAGTCCTCCAAAGAGACCAAGAACCCAGAAACCTCGCCATGATAGCCCAGAGACAAGCGAAGATGCAGAAGGAACATACCATTCTAG AGACAACAGAGATCCTAATTCAAAGTCATCCGGAAAGAGAACAAAGTATTTATCCCCAGTTAGTAAGCGGAAAAACTCACCTGCAAAGTTTCATGATGAGGAAGATTTCTCTCCCGAAATGGCAGCTGGTCGCGTTTCTTCTGGGTCTCGTCACTATGATAACACTGATGGGAGTAGGAAAGGGCGAGAGATTAAAGG TGATATTTCTTCTGGAAAAGGTGATGAATCTTATGTGCGACCTAAATCGCCAAGGAATAAAGAAAGTTATTCCAGTGAGAAGCCTCATGAATCTTATGCTGTAGATACTAAGAAGTCTGATGACAAGGATCATTCTCTTTCAAACTATGCAAAAAATAGTGATAGGCGCTACAAATCAGAAGCAACTCGAGATTTAGTTGGAAAAGTTGATCGTGTCAATCATAGTGCTTCCTATGATTCTGTTTCTGAGGAAAGTGACAAACATAGAAGGGAAGGGAAGGAAAAGAGAAAACATAGAAAGTCAGAGAAAAAAGTTGTGTCATCGGATGAAGATTATAGTTCTGATTCTGAAATGGAGGACAGGAAAGATGCTAAGAGgaggaaaaaggaggagaagaagctgCGGAAGGAGGAGAAACGTCGAAGACGGGAAGAGAAAAGACGCCGGAGGGAAGAACGGCGGGCAGAGAAGCTGAAAATGAAGGGTAAAACTGACTATAGTTCAGACGATGAGGAAGCTGAACGAATGGATCATCGTCGTAGTGATAATGACGAGATGTTGTCTGAACAAAAGAAGCTTGAGATTGAGTTGCGGAATAAGGCTCTTGAATCTCTCAAAGCAAAGAAGGGCATGAATAACTGA
- the LOC112788362 gene encoding uncharacterized protein isoform X7, with product MSGGFFRGTSADQDTRFSNKQLKLLKSQKFAPELEHLVDMTKVNMEVMKPWITRRVTELLGFEDEVLINFIHSLLDAKEVNGKEIQIQLTGFMEKNTGKFMKELWTLLLSAQKNASGVPQQFLDAKEEELRKKKDGGFDAKDNDTALDSTTGHYVQDGKESDKRNGVRGRSRVSRSPRSPAVSVSPNRGSPSRSMSKSFSNSRSYSGGRHRSRSISRSPEARRRSPSSDRIRRSPRRRSISPRRYSPRRSPYRRPPYSRRRSRSRSTYRSPSPLRRRMHSPYRRSSPSYRRRRSPSPVKRRRSPSPMRRRRSPSPIRRRRSPSPVRRRRSPSPVRRQRSPSPLRRRSPITRYRSPPVRRMPPTHLRSRSGSPMQSTSPIRRRDGSQSPQRRSPSPLRRRSPGFVKRRSPSPSPRRSPPNEWSSQSPARHVSTSPVKRTSSRRQRSPVQPSRGRVRTPEELSPVAHQHPKDKDHKASRTKSPDSVSSGEKSPPRSVSPQPRRRNSSEDRSPPKSPVRQRRDKLTHERSSSPPKRPRTQKPRHDSPETSEDAEGTYHSRDPNSKSSGKRTKYLSPVSKRKNSPAKFHDEEDFSPEMAAGRVSSGSRHYDNTDGSRKGREIKGDISSGKGDESYVRPKSPRNKESYSSEKPHESYAVDTKKSDDKDHSLSNYAKNSDRRYKSEATRDLVGKVDRVNHSASYDSVSEESDKHRREGKEKRKHRKSEKKVVSSDEDYSSDSEMEDRKDAKRRKKEEKKLRKEEKRRRREEKRRRREERRAEKLKMKGKTDYSSDDEEAERMDHRRSDNDEMLSEQKKLEIELRNKALESLKAKKGMNN from the exons ATGTCGGGCGGTTTCTTTCGG GGCACATCTGCGGATCAGGACACTCGGTTTTCGAATAAACAATTGAAGCTGCTGAAGTCGCAAAAGTTTGCCCCCGAATTGGAGCACCTG GTGGACATGACAAAGGTGAACATGGAGGTGATGAAGCCTTGGATCACCAGAAGGGTGACTGAGCTTCTCGGGTTCGAAGATGAAGTGCTTATTAACTTTATACACAGTCTGCTTGATGCGAAG GAAGTGAATGGGAAGGAAATCCAGATACAACTTACTGGGTTTATGGAAAAAAACACTGGAAAGTTCATGAAAGAGCTTTGGACGCTTCTTCTCAGTGCACAGAAAAATGCCAGTGGTGTTCCTCAGCAGTTCTTGGAtgccaaagaagaagaactccGGAAGAAGAAG GACGGTGGATTTGATGCGAAGGATAATGATACTGCTTTGGACTCAACCACAGGGCACTATGTTCAGGATGGAAAAGAAAGTGACAAGAGGAATGGTGTTAGAGGAAGGAGCAG GGTTTCTAGGTCCCCCCGCTCACCTGCTGTTTCTGTTTCGCCTAATCG AGGCTCGCCTTCAAGGTCAATGAGTAAATCATTTTCAAATTCACGAAGCTATTCGGG TGGTAGACATAGATCGAGGAGTATATCCAGGTCTCCAGAAGCTAGAAGACGCTCCCCATCTTCTGATAGGATTCGCCGTTCTCCACGACGACGATCCATTTCTCCTCGGAGGTATTCACCTAGGCGATCCCCTTACCGGAGGCCTCCATATTCAAGGAGAAGATCTAGATCCCGCTCAACTTATAGATCTCCTTCTCCTCTACGACGTAGAATGCATTCCCCCTACCGTCGTAGTTCACCCTCTTACCGTCGACGCAGATCACCTTCTCCTGTGAAAAGACGCAGATCGCCTTCTCCAATGCGTCGACGTAGATCTCCTTCACCAATCCGTCGACGTAGATCACCTTCTCCAGTGCGTCGACGCAGATCACCCTCTCCTGTAAGGCGACAAAGGTCACCCTCTCCACTGCGACGTCGATCTCCCATCACGCGGTATAGATCTCCACCTGTGCGCCGAATGCCTCCAACCCATCTACGGTCTAGATCAGGATCTCCCATGCAATCCACTTCTCCCATACGTCGAAGGGACGGGAGTCAAAGTCCACAACGCAGATCTCCATCTCCTCTGCGGCGTAGATCACCTGGTTTTGTTAAGAGAAGATCACCAAGTCCTTCTCCGAGGAGGTCTCCTCCAAATGAATGGAGTTCTCAGTCCCCAGCACGGCATGTATCTACATCTCCAGTAAAGAGAACTTCGTCAAGACGTCAAAGAAGTCCTGTGCAGCCTTCTAGGGGGAGAGTCAG AACACCGGAAGAATTGTCACCTGTGGCGCATCAACACCCAAAAGATAAGGATCATAAAGCTTCACGCACTAAATCGCCGGACTCAGTTTCGTCAGGTGAGAAGTCTCCACCACGATCAGTGTCTCCACAACCAAGGAGGAGGAATAGCAGTGAAGACAGGAG TCCACCGAAGAGCCCGGTGAGGCAAAGAAGAGACAAGTTGACCCATGAAAGAAGCTCGAGTCCTCCAAAGAGACCAAGAACCCAGAAACCTCGCCATGATAGCCCAGAGACAAGCGAAGATGCAGAAGGAACATACCATTCTAG AGATCCTAATTCAAAGTCATCCGGAAAGAGAACAAAGTATTTATCCCCAGTTAGTAAGCGGAAAAACTCACCTGCAAAGTTTCATGATGAGGAAGATTTCTCTCCCGAAATGGCAGCTGGTCGCGTTTCTTCTGGGTCTCGTCACTATGATAACACTGATGGGAGTAGGAAAGGGCGAGAGATTAAAGG TGATATTTCTTCTGGAAAAGGTGATGAATCTTATGTGCGACCTAAATCGCCAAGGAATAAAGAAAGTTATTCCAGTGAGAAGCCTCATGAATCTTATGCTGTAGATACTAAGAAGTCTGATGACAAGGATCATTCTCTTTCAAACTATGCAAAAAATAGTGATAGGCGCTACAAATCAGAAGCAACTCGAGATTTAGTTGGAAAAGTTGATCGTGTCAATCATAGTGCTTCCTATGATTCTGTTTCTGAGGAAAGTGACAAACATAGAAGGGAAGGGAAGGAAAAGAGAAAACATAGAAAGTCAGAGAAAAAAGTTGTGTCATCGGATGAAGATTATAGTTCTGATTCTGAAATGGAGGACAGGAAAGATGCTAAGAGgaggaaaaaggaggagaagaagctgCGGAAGGAGGAGAAACGTCGAAGACGGGAAGAGAAAAGACGCCGGAGGGAAGAACGGCGGGCAGAGAAGCTGAAAATGAAGGGTAAAACTGACTATAGTTCAGACGATGAGGAAGCTGAACGAATGGATCATCGTCGTAGTGATAATGACGAGATGTTGTCTGAACAAAAGAAGCTTGAGATTGAGTTGCGGAATAAGGCTCTTGAATCTCTCAAAGCAAAGAAGGGCATGAATAACTGA